ATCGTCCGGCAGGGACGCGCGGCGGAAGTGATGGCCGAGGCCGGCAAGGTATTCCAGACGGGCGTCCACGAGCTGTACCCGATTCCGCTGCAGGAGATCACCCTCACGGGTCTGCAGCAGAATCCCGGCTACTAGCCGGCCCTGGAAACCGGCGGTGAGCCGACAGTGCTGTCCGCAACGCGTCGACCAGGACAGGGTGGCATGTCGATCTCCGCAGGACGAATCGGCTCCCGCGCACCGGAAGATCCGGTGCGCGGGAGATTCGCGTCGACTCCCGGTATCATGAGACGAATCGCGTCCGGCAACGGAAGACACGGCTCGACCCGACGTCTGGTGCGAGCGCATGGCAGGTATTCACTCCGCCGGCCGGTCGCGGCGATGGCAGTGGTGCGCAGGATCGCATTGCTGGGGCTCGTCGCCTCGGCCGGCGTCGCCTGTGCCGCGAACGGCTCCCCCAGTGAGCCGGCAACGCCGCCCGACACCGCGTCCATGACCGACGAGGAGTTCCTCGACGATCTGCAGCGTCGCACGTTCGATTTCTTCTGGGAAACGACGAACCCGGCCAACGGAATGGTGCCGGACCGCTGGCCCACGGAGTCGTTCGCGAGCATCGCGGCCATCGGTTTCGGCCTGACTGCGTACCCCGTAGGCGCGGAGCGCGGCTGGATCAGTCGCGCACAGGCCGCCGAGCGCACGCTCAACACGCTGCGCTTCCTGTGGGACGCACCACAGGGAAACGGTGTCACGGGCATCAGCGGCTACCGGGGCTTCTTCTATCATTTCCTCGAGATGGACAGCGGCCTGCGCTTCCAGACCAACGAGCTGTCCACGATCGATACCGCCCTGCTCATGATGGGCGTGCTGTTCGCGCAGGAGTACTTCGACGGTGCGGACGCGGCGGAAACCGAGATCCGCACCCTCGCGGATTCGCTGTACCGTCGCGTCGAGTGGGACGGGTTCCTCGTGCGGCCACCGCTCATCGCCATGGCCTGGCGGCCGGAGCGCGGCTTTGGTGAATGGGACTACGAAGGCTACGACGAGGCAATGCTGCTGTACGCTCTCGCGCTCGGGTCGCCGACGCACCCGATCCCGGAGCAGGCCTGGAGCGCGTTCACCAGCACCTATCGCTGGCTGACGTTCCAGGGGCGCGAGCACGTGAACTTCGCGCCGCTGTTCGGCCACCAGTACTCGCACGTCTGGATCGATTTCCGTGGCATTCAGGACGGCTACATGCGCGGGCGTGGCATCGACTACTTCGAGAACTCCCGCCGCGCCACCCTCGCGCAGCGCGCGTACGCGATCGCCAACCCGAACGGCCGGCAGGGTTACGGCGAGAACATCTGGGGACTCACGGCGAGCGACGGCCCCGGCAACTTCAGTGCGAGCATCAACGGTCGCACGGTCGAGTTCCACGGGTACTGGGCACGCGGGGCCGCCGCGGGCGACATCCGCGACGACGGCACGATCGCACCG
This genomic window from Longimicrobiales bacterium contains:
- a CDS encoding glucoamylase family protein; its protein translation is MVRRIALLGLVASAGVACAANGSPSEPATPPDTASMTDEEFLDDLQRRTFDFFWETTNPANGMVPDRWPTESFASIAAIGFGLTAYPVGAERGWISRAQAAERTLNTLRFLWDAPQGNGVTGISGYRGFFYHFLEMDSGLRFQTNELSTIDTALLMMGVLFAQEYFDGADAAETEIRTLADSLYRRVEWDGFLVRPPLIAMAWRPERGFGEWDYEGYDEAMLLYALALGSPTHPIPEQAWSAFTSTYRWLTFQGREHVNFAPLFGHQYSHVWIDFRGIQDGYMRGRGIDYFENSRRATLAQRAYAIANPNGRQGYGENIWGLTASDGPGNFSASINGRTVEFHGYWARGAAAGDIRDDGTIAPTAAGGSVPFAPEIAIPALRQMHRTLGTWLYGEYGFRDSFNLSLGGVASTPRGRVIPGIGWFNEDYLGIDQGPILLMIENHRTGFVWDAMRDNEYI